From Arthrobacter sp. FW306-2-2C-D06B, a single genomic window includes:
- a CDS encoding sensor histidine kinase, translated as MKTTTALDDVTAINGVITDQQPVDFHALGLAGCIDRLAAPLRRQGTEIHWETPHHGVEISSGSASLLYHAAKEVLSNAFKYAHAHDVTVRLAAVYHGIRLTVTDNGAGFDRQGAPAGAHHGFGLRLMSIAVSEVGGDVSIVSSPGNGTCVTVTLPLD; from the coding sequence ATGAAGACAACAACAGCCCTGGACGACGTTACCGCCATCAATGGCGTGATCACCGATCAGCAACCCGTTGACTTCCATGCCCTGGGGCTCGCGGGCTGCATCGACCGATTGGCCGCACCGCTCCGCCGCCAAGGGACCGAAATCCACTGGGAGACCCCGCACCATGGTGTCGAAATCTCGTCCGGCTCCGCTTCCTTGCTCTACCACGCCGCCAAGGAAGTCCTCAGCAATGCGTTCAAGTACGCGCACGCCCACGACGTCACCGTCCGGCTCGCCGCCGTTTACCATGGGATCCGGCTGACAGTCACGGACAACGGTGCCGGATTCGACAGGCAGGGTGCGCCCGCCGGCGCACACCACGGATTCGGGCTCCGCCTCATGTCCATCGCCGTCAGCGAAGTGGGCGGCGACGTCTCCATCGTGTCCAGTCCGGGCAACGGAACCTGCGTAACGGTCACTTTGCCGCTCGACTGA
- a CDS encoding alpha/beta fold hydrolase, giving the protein MAYITVGNENSTEIEIYYEDHGTGQPVVLIHGYPLDGSSWEKQTAALLNAGYRVITYDRRGFGKSGKPTVGYDYDTFAADLNTLLEALNLNDAVLVGFSMGTGEVGRYLGTYGSARVAKAVFISSLEPFLLQTEDNPGGVPQSVFDGLSEAVISDRYAFFTEFFNNFYNASTFLGTHRLSHEAVAASWNLAAQSGAYASVAAQPTWLTDFRADIPKIDVPALIVHGTADNILPIDVTGRRFAEALPGAEYVEIDGAPHGLLWTHGAEVNQALLGFLAK; this is encoded by the coding sequence ATGGCTTACATCACCGTCGGAAACGAAAACAGCACCGAGATCGAGATCTACTACGAAGACCACGGGACCGGCCAGCCAGTGGTCCTTATCCACGGCTATCCCCTGGATGGTTCGTCGTGGGAAAAGCAGACCGCCGCACTGCTCAACGCCGGCTACCGCGTCATCACCTACGATCGCCGCGGCTTCGGCAAGTCCGGCAAGCCCACGGTCGGCTACGACTACGACACCTTCGCCGCGGACCTGAACACCCTCCTGGAAGCACTGAATCTCAACGACGCCGTCCTGGTCGGCTTCTCGATGGGTACAGGCGAAGTGGGCCGCTACCTTGGCACTTATGGCTCGGCCCGGGTGGCGAAGGCCGTGTTCATTTCATCCTTGGAGCCGTTCCTCCTTCAGACCGAGGACAACCCCGGAGGCGTCCCGCAGTCCGTGTTCGACGGACTGTCCGAAGCCGTCATTTCCGATCGCTACGCTTTCTTCACCGAATTCTTCAACAACTTCTACAACGCATCCACTTTCCTCGGAACGCACCGCCTGAGCCATGAAGCAGTCGCCGCCAGCTGGAATCTGGCGGCCCAGTCTGGTGCCTACGCCTCGGTGGCCGCGCAGCCCACGTGGCTCACCGATTTCCGCGCCGACATCCCCAAGATCGACGTGCCCGCCTTGATCGTGCATGGCACCGCGGACAACATCCTGCCCATCGACGTCACCGGCCGGCGGTTCGCGGAGGCTCTCCCCGGCGCCGAGTATGTGGAGATCGACGGCGCGCCGCACGGCTTGCTGTGGACGCATGGCGCCGAGGTCAACCAGGCGTTGCTCGGCTTCCTTGCGAAGTAG
- a CDS encoding carbohydrate ABC transporter permease produces the protein MFIETAGPAAGIAPAGPTGLPVTRRPNRRALSPYLYILPAVVLLLVWTYWPLGQTVNLSFNDWNLIPTKPKQYVDVQKYAKVLSLPELHQALINTGLYILAFLGISVALPLVFALLSRKVQGKARTAYQALIFVPFLITPVASSAIWRWLFAPEGGTIPAIAAALGAPIGNVFRDPDSSMIAVIVIVGWQMLGFGVLVVSAGLAGISPDYAAAASIDGASGRQITWRIIIPLLSPSLVFLSLMTILLSAQWTYPIIDLVTQGGPGNSSTNIYYLLYQFGFRNFDAGLSSAAGTLFFLGFGLIALVFVELSERLSFYDN, from the coding sequence ATGTTCATCGAGACCGCCGGGCCGGCAGCGGGCATTGCCCCTGCCGGCCCGACGGGGCTCCCGGTTACGCGCCGTCCCAACCGCCGCGCCCTGAGCCCCTACCTCTACATCCTGCCCGCCGTGGTCCTGCTACTCGTGTGGACGTACTGGCCGCTGGGACAGACCGTCAACCTGTCCTTCAACGACTGGAACCTGATCCCCACCAAGCCCAAACAATATGTCGACGTTCAGAAATACGCGAAGGTCCTGAGCCTGCCCGAACTGCACCAAGCGCTCATCAACACCGGCTTGTACATCCTGGCGTTCCTGGGAATTTCCGTTGCGTTGCCGCTCGTGTTCGCGCTGCTTTCGCGCAAGGTCCAGGGCAAGGCGCGCACGGCCTATCAAGCACTGATCTTCGTTCCCTTCCTCATCACTCCCGTGGCCAGCAGCGCGATCTGGCGGTGGCTGTTCGCCCCTGAGGGCGGGACGATTCCCGCGATCGCCGCCGCCCTGGGCGCACCGATAGGCAACGTGTTCCGCGATCCCGACAGTTCGATGATCGCGGTGATCGTGATTGTCGGCTGGCAGATGCTCGGCTTCGGCGTGCTCGTCGTGTCTGCAGGACTGGCGGGCATCAGCCCGGACTATGCCGCCGCCGCATCGATCGACGGCGCGAGCGGCAGGCAGATCACGTGGCGGATCATCATCCCGTTGCTTTCGCCGAGCCTGGTGTTCCTCTCGCTCATGACCATCCTGCTGTCCGCGCAGTGGACCTACCCCATCATCGACCTCGTGACGCAGGGCGGGCCGGGCAATTCATCCACCAACATCTACTACCTGCTGTACCAGTTCGGCTTCAGGAACTTCGACGCCGGCCTGTCCTCCGCGGCGGGCACGCTCTTCTTCCTCGGATTCGGGCTGATCGCCCTGGTCTTCGTGGAACTCTCGGAGCGACTCAGCTTTTACGACAACTAG
- a CDS encoding carbohydrate ABC transporter permease, producing MAFITIAPPAQPGSVDAQLSGPRKVSGPFSSLRSLPSHVLLIVLAIVSIFPIYWMFVTAFRPSSDALSTNPLPGPLSLESFQYVLKTIPIAGMLANTFGMALTLAASQLLVAILASYGFARWDFIGKKALYLLFVGSWLVPFQVTMIPNYLLVSQMGLLNTITGVVIPQLCSAFAVMMLRQHLEAFPKDLLDASQMDGRSSWRTLWEVVVPNLRPALAALGIMLFISAWNEYLWPSLIMQKSDALIQVGIRGFLGAEGNNWGAIMAASSLACLPIFLIYIFLQRYVVDAFVRSGLK from the coding sequence ATGGCCTTCATCACCATCGCCCCGCCGGCCCAGCCTGGTTCCGTTGATGCTCAGCTTTCAGGACCGAGGAAAGTTTCAGGGCCGTTCTCCTCGTTGCGGTCATTGCCCAGCCACGTTCTCCTGATCGTGTTGGCGATCGTTTCGATCTTCCCCATCTACTGGATGTTCGTCACGGCCTTCCGGCCGTCGTCGGACGCCTTGTCAACCAACCCGTTGCCGGGACCCCTGAGTCTTGAGAGTTTCCAGTACGTCCTGAAGACCATCCCCATCGCGGGCATGCTGGCGAATACCTTCGGCATGGCGCTGACGCTGGCTGCATCCCAACTGCTAGTGGCCATCCTGGCTTCTTACGGTTTCGCCCGTTGGGACTTTATCGGAAAGAAGGCCCTGTACCTGTTGTTCGTGGGGTCCTGGTTGGTCCCTTTCCAGGTCACGATGATTCCCAACTACTTGCTGGTGTCCCAGATGGGCCTTCTCAACACCATCACCGGCGTTGTCATCCCGCAGTTGTGTTCGGCCTTCGCGGTGATGATGCTGCGCCAGCACCTCGAGGCCTTCCCCAAGGACCTCCTTGATGCGAGCCAGATGGATGGGCGGTCATCGTGGCGGACACTGTGGGAAGTGGTGGTTCCGAACCTCCGCCCGGCACTTGCGGCCCTTGGCATCATGCTGTTCATCAGCGCCTGGAACGAGTACTTGTGGCCATCACTGATCATGCAGAAGTCCGATGCCCTCATCCAGGTCGGCATCCGCGGCTTCCTGGGCGCCGAAGGCAACAACTGGGGCGCCATCATGGCGGCATCCTCGCTCGCGTGCCTGCCGATCTTCCTGATCTACATCTTCCTGCAGCGATACGTCGTGGATGCGTTCGTCCGCTCGGGGCTGAAGTAA
- a CDS encoding ABC transporter ATP-binding protein, producing MSAVKNVSLTVEDGDFLVLLGPSGCGKTTLLRMIAGLLEPTSGSLELDGTDITTAPSKKRDLAMVFQSYALYPHLSVAKNLAFPLHVRRTDKQEVKKRVEAVAEMVEIGHLLDRKPKELSGGQRQRVAVARALVREPKAFLMDEPLSNLDAKLRTATRQELAGLHKRLGATFIYVTHDQVEAMTMATKIALLNGGQLEQLGTPEELYDKPASVFAAGFLGSPATNLIDAELSTSNGSITVMAPSLEAVLWDGETPRRDVVLGIRPEHLSIHAPGSSAAAPSSGAALRGIVDLSENLGSEQVIYCRVGDNRVAVRAPRGQHWEPGNAVVLSAEAKNLHLFDRVSGRRLEWHADAKHAPTASSAQPAASV from the coding sequence GTGTCGGCGGTAAAGAACGTATCGCTCACCGTCGAAGACGGTGACTTCCTGGTCCTGCTCGGCCCCAGTGGCTGCGGCAAGACCACCCTGCTCCGCATGATCGCGGGCCTCTTGGAACCGACGTCGGGCTCGCTCGAACTGGACGGAACCGACATCACCACCGCCCCGTCCAAGAAGCGCGACTTGGCCATGGTGTTCCAGAGCTACGCCCTGTACCCGCACCTCAGCGTGGCGAAAAACCTTGCCTTCCCGCTCCACGTGCGGCGCACCGACAAGCAGGAAGTCAAGAAGCGCGTGGAGGCCGTGGCCGAAATGGTGGAGATAGGCCACCTCCTGGACCGCAAGCCGAAGGAACTGTCCGGCGGCCAGCGCCAACGCGTCGCAGTTGCGCGCGCCTTGGTACGGGAGCCCAAGGCCTTCCTCATGGACGAACCCCTGTCCAACCTGGATGCCAAGCTCCGCACCGCGACCCGGCAGGAGCTGGCCGGATTGCACAAGCGCCTCGGTGCCACGTTCATCTACGTCACACATGACCAAGTGGAAGCCATGACCATGGCAACCAAGATCGCGCTGCTCAACGGAGGCCAGCTCGAGCAACTCGGCACGCCGGAAGAGCTCTACGACAAGCCGGCATCCGTGTTCGCGGCAGGCTTCCTGGGCTCCCCGGCCACCAACCTGATCGACGCCGAACTTTCCACCAGCAACGGTTCCATCACCGTCATGGCGCCGTCCCTGGAAGCGGTGCTATGGGACGGGGAAACACCCCGGCGGGACGTCGTGCTGGGCATCCGCCCCGAGCACCTGAGCATCCACGCACCCGGCTCTTCCGCAGCGGCGCCGAGCTCCGGGGCAGCCCTTCGGGGCATCGTTGACCTGAGCGAAAACCTTGGCAGCGAACAGGTCATCTACTGCCGGGTCGGCGATAACCGCGTGGCCGTCCGCGCCCCGCGCGGCCAACACTGGGAGCCGGGCAACGCCGTCGTACTCAGTGCCGAAGCCAAAAACCTCCACCTCTTTGACCGCGTAAGCGGCAGGCGACTCGAATGGCACGCAGACGCGAAGCACGCGCCCACTGCGAGCTCGGCGCAGCCAGCGGCCTCGGTCTAA
- a CDS encoding MurR/RpiR family transcriptional regulator: protein MTPYKSEPPLGGSRAHIKSIFPSLAPSEQRVAQLCLDSPETVARMSVADLVTQTGTSPATIVRACKSMGFDGFQHLRQVLLRDLGAAARDSIQQEESGATGEPGSSEHLVSGIFSRASQDIRGALGSLDFEAFDAAVKAIRQGGRLLVVANGASLAPAQSLALRFLSAGVQCEAPSDIVSQHISAKLLSAGDVCIAVSDSGMNSFTIGSARIAAERKATVIGVTSYAKSELADLSTHTLVAGAEFHSWNDQLPIGNIVQMLVLSALHAAVTADSPDVERARSAVFEEVLHMVENPE from the coding sequence ATGACCCCGTACAAATCCGAACCGCCCCTGGGCGGTTCCCGCGCGCACATCAAGTCGATTTTCCCCTCGCTGGCTCCCAGCGAACAGCGCGTGGCGCAGTTGTGCCTTGATTCCCCGGAGACCGTGGCCAGGATGTCGGTGGCGGATCTGGTCACCCAGACGGGGACATCGCCCGCGACGATCGTGCGGGCGTGCAAGAGCATGGGCTTTGACGGATTCCAGCACCTGCGCCAGGTCCTGCTGCGCGATCTGGGCGCCGCGGCACGGGACAGCATCCAACAGGAAGAGTCCGGGGCAACCGGCGAACCCGGATCCTCCGAACACCTGGTTTCAGGGATCTTTTCCCGGGCCTCCCAGGACATCCGCGGAGCATTGGGGTCTTTGGACTTCGAGGCCTTCGACGCCGCTGTGAAAGCGATTCGCCAGGGCGGGCGCCTGCTGGTGGTGGCCAACGGAGCGTCACTCGCTCCCGCCCAATCCCTCGCCCTGCGGTTCCTGTCGGCCGGAGTGCAATGCGAGGCGCCATCCGACATTGTCTCGCAGCACATCTCCGCCAAGCTCCTCTCAGCGGGGGATGTCTGCATCGCCGTGAGTGACAGCGGAATGAACTCCTTCACGATTGGTTCTGCGCGGATCGCGGCTGAACGCAAGGCAACCGTGATCGGGGTCACCAGCTATGCGAAATCCGAACTCGCCGACCTCTCGACCCACACGCTCGTGGCCGGGGCTGAATTCCATTCGTGGAACGACCAGCTGCCCATTGGGAATATCGTCCAGATGCTGGTGCTGTCCGCCCTGCACGCCGCGGTGACGGCAGATTCTCCCGACGTTGAGCGCGCGCGTTCCGCTGTGTTCGAAGAAGTCCTCCACATGGTGGAAAACCCGGAATAA
- a CDS encoding ABC transporter substrate-binding protein has protein sequence MRPLRSIALTIAAGTAALALAGCSGTSQASTVSNQVIPELTADQQVNITFESYNLAQAGVWTDTVKGLVADFEKAHPNIHVTAQAPQGGGAVGSNTVSSVQTQLLAGHAPDVAQLTFDSLDFAATQLGAQPISDLVGQKAVDDALGGAHPFHPNAKHLADWNGKTYGIPYVFSTPVLFYNATKLADAGITNPDLSTWDKVEAAAKAVSAKTGKPSLDISCASIGGNWCMQGIFKSNGAQVLSDDRKTIGFGSDAAVDTVTQLAQLTKDGVLRNADSNAQYEGLPKGDTAFILTTSALQGSFMSAATKGGWELKAAGMPSFGSKPAVPTNSGSALFVLSQDPAKQRAGWELIKFMTSDHAYEQISTKIGYLPLRTSLTAPGGSLYDWAQKNPLLAPNLAQLDRLQPWVSYPGNSYVQIDDILGKAIENVVYYGKDAKTTMADAQKRAQDLIP, from the coding sequence GTGCGCCCTCTCCGTTCAATTGCACTGACCATCGCCGCTGGCACCGCCGCATTGGCGCTCGCTGGCTGTTCCGGCACCTCGCAGGCCAGCACCGTGAGCAACCAGGTCATCCCGGAACTCACGGCAGACCAGCAAGTCAACATCACCTTCGAAAGCTACAACCTGGCCCAGGCCGGCGTCTGGACCGATACCGTCAAAGGCCTGGTAGCCGACTTCGAAAAGGCCCACCCGAACATCCACGTCACCGCGCAGGCACCGCAGGGCGGCGGCGCCGTCGGATCCAACACGGTCAGCAGCGTCCAGACGCAGCTACTCGCCGGACACGCGCCCGACGTCGCGCAGTTGACGTTCGATTCCCTCGACTTCGCCGCCACCCAACTTGGCGCTCAGCCCATCAGCGACCTGGTCGGCCAGAAAGCCGTCGACGACGCCCTCGGCGGCGCCCACCCGTTCCACCCCAACGCGAAGCACCTCGCCGACTGGAACGGCAAGACCTACGGCATTCCCTACGTCTTCTCCACCCCTGTCCTCTTCTACAACGCCACCAAGCTCGCCGACGCCGGAATCACCAACCCGGACCTCTCCACCTGGGACAAGGTGGAGGCAGCCGCAAAGGCTGTTTCCGCGAAGACCGGAAAGCCTTCCCTGGACATCTCGTGCGCAAGCATCGGAGGCAACTGGTGCATGCAAGGCATCTTCAAGTCGAACGGAGCCCAGGTTCTCTCCGATGACCGCAAGACCATCGGATTCGGCTCGGACGCGGCCGTCGACACGGTTACGCAGCTCGCACAGCTGACGAAGGACGGCGTGCTGCGCAACGCAGACAGCAACGCACAATACGAAGGCCTCCCGAAGGGCGATACCGCCTTCATCCTTACTACCTCAGCGCTCCAGGGCTCATTCATGTCCGCTGCCACCAAGGGCGGCTGGGAACTCAAGGCCGCCGGCATGCCCTCCTTCGGCAGCAAGCCTGCCGTGCCCACCAACTCCGGCTCGGCCCTGTTCGTACTCTCACAGGATCCCGCGAAGCAGCGCGCCGGCTGGGAGTTGATCAAGTTCATGACCAGCGACCACGCCTACGAGCAGATCTCGACCAAGATCGGCTACCTGCCGCTGCGCACCTCGCTGACCGCTCCGGGCGGTTCCCTCTACGACTGGGCCCAGAAGAACCCGCTCCTGGCCCCGAACCTCGCGCAGCTTGACCGCCTCCAGCCGTGGGTTTCCTACCCGGGAAACAGCTACGTGCAGATCGACGACATCCTCGGCAAGGCCATCGAGAACGTCGTCTACTACGGCAAGGACGCAAAAACCACCATGGCCGACGCCCAGAAGCGCGCCCAGGACCTGATCCCCTAA
- a CDS encoding tyrosine-protein phosphatase: MTTTAEDAVFGTRNRPYPVEGTYNFRSTAGYAAAAAGDTAAARTVRERKLYRSDALHGLTDAGRRQFSELGIRLVIDLRDRTELEKSPSKLDGLGVDTRHNPIFEEGNVPGTAEITTLLDIYRLMIRSHGQRLADAVRLIADSGTEPVLVHCTAGKDRTGVVIALALLAAGVDREQVILDYVASEENLRGEWSEAMVAAASSHPGLAGIGEELREIISASPATVLETTLDLIDEVYGGATGLLQAHDFSDADLERLRDVLTTSSTR, encoded by the coding sequence GTGACAACCACTGCCGAGGACGCAGTCTTCGGAACCCGCAACCGCCCCTACCCCGTGGAGGGCACCTACAACTTCCGGAGCACGGCGGGCTACGCCGCCGCCGCGGCGGGCGATACCGCCGCCGCGCGGACCGTCCGCGAACGGAAGTTGTACCGCTCTGACGCACTGCACGGACTGACCGACGCCGGACGCCGCCAATTCTCCGAGCTCGGCATCCGTCTGGTCATCGACCTGCGTGACCGCACCGAGTTGGAGAAGTCGCCCAGCAAACTCGACGGACTCGGCGTCGACACCAGGCACAACCCGATTTTCGAAGAAGGTAACGTCCCCGGTACGGCAGAGATCACCACCCTGCTGGACATCTACCGGCTCATGATCCGTAGCCACGGGCAGCGCCTTGCCGACGCCGTCCGCCTCATCGCCGACTCCGGGACGGAGCCCGTGCTGGTCCACTGCACCGCGGGCAAGGACCGCACCGGCGTCGTCATTGCCCTGGCCCTCCTGGCAGCAGGAGTGGACCGCGAGCAGGTGATCCTGGACTACGTAGCCAGCGAGGAGAACCTGCGCGGCGAATGGAGCGAGGCCATGGTGGCAGCCGCCTCCAGCCACCCGGGCCTTGCAGGCATCGGCGAGGAACTCCGGGAAATCATCTCCGCGAGTCCCGCCACTGTCCTGGAAACCACACTGGACCTCATCGACGAAGTGTACGGCGGCGCCACTGGTCTGCTCCAGGCACACGATTTCAGCGACGCCGACCTCGAACGGCTCAGGGACGTCCTGACCACCAGCTCCACCCGCTAA
- a CDS encoding phosphodiesterase: MSTELQHPAPEHFILHISDTHFVADNDLLHGSVDSDENLRQLFRDFVKAQVKPEALVFTGDLADTGRPDAYVRLRNIVEPVAEELGAKIIWVMGNHDARTAFRSGLLDSDAGEESVDMVHDVNGLRIIALDSTVPGKHHGEISDEQLAWLSDVLATPAPHGTLIALHHPPVPSPLEMMAMFELREQSRFEKVIEGTDVRGILAGHLHYSTFSTFGGAPVTVASATCYTQDLNVAPKSMRGQNGAQAFNLIHIYQDKMLSTVVPIGEFSTVYSVTAEQMAAFEKMTLEEATAAMTAPGEESDVEPSTDVEAADGELAESVR; encoded by the coding sequence ATGAGCACAGAACTCCAGCACCCCGCCCCCGAGCACTTCATCCTGCACATCAGCGACACCCACTTCGTGGCGGACAACGACCTCCTGCACGGCAGCGTGGACAGCGACGAGAACCTGCGCCAGCTCTTCCGAGACTTCGTCAAGGCCCAGGTCAAGCCCGAAGCACTCGTGTTCACCGGCGACCTCGCCGACACCGGCCGCCCGGACGCCTACGTCCGCCTCCGCAACATCGTGGAACCCGTGGCCGAGGAACTCGGCGCCAAGATCATCTGGGTCATGGGCAACCACGACGCGCGCACCGCCTTCCGTTCGGGCCTCCTTGACTCCGACGCGGGTGAGGAATCCGTGGATATGGTCCACGACGTCAACGGCTTGCGCATCATCGCCCTGGACTCCACGGTTCCGGGCAAGCACCACGGCGAAATCTCGGACGAGCAGCTCGCTTGGCTGTCCGATGTCCTGGCTACCCCGGCGCCGCACGGCACGCTCATCGCCCTGCACCACCCGCCGGTTCCGAGCCCGCTGGAGATGATGGCCATGTTCGAGCTGCGTGAGCAGAGCCGCTTCGAGAAGGTCATCGAAGGCACCGACGTCCGTGGCATCCTGGCCGGCCACCTGCACTACTCCACGTTCAGCACCTTCGGAGGCGCTCCCGTGACGGTTGCCTCGGCCACGTGCTACACGCAGGACCTGAACGTCGCACCGAAGTCGATGCGCGGACAGAACGGTGCGCAGGCGTTCAACCTGATCCACATCTACCAGGACAAGATGCTCAGCACCGTCGTGCCGATCGGCGAGTTCTCCACGGTGTACTCCGTCACGGCCGAGCAAATGGCGGCCTTCGAGAAGATGACCCTCGAAGAGGCCACCGCCGCGATGACCGCCCCCGGCGAGGAGTCCGACGTCGAGCCCTCAACCGACGTCGAAGCGGCCGACGGCGAGCTCGCCGAAAGCGTTCGCTAA
- a CDS encoding beta-ketoacyl-ACP synthase III, with the protein MSARAAVVRGLGGALPERVVTNEHLSTIMDTSDEWIRRRTGIAERRHSDETESTSVLATSAAQRALASAGVPSVGLLIVATSTPDKVCPATAPKVAANLGLQGIAAFDVSAVCSGFVYALATASWAITSGSVDSALVIGADTFTRLLDPTDRTTSVIFGDGAGAAYLSAGTPDEPGAILASTLHSDGNGETLIQVPRNAGGFFEMQGKEVFTQAVSAMSESVETVLRSVGWAAAEVDSLIAHQANLRILNTVASVTGIPGSRAEVHLDRVGNTSAASIPLAMTDAGTKGHRTPGDKVVLTAFGGGTTWGAIAMTWPSISVVDPH; encoded by the coding sequence ATGAGCGCGCGAGCGGCCGTCGTCCGGGGTCTGGGCGGAGCACTGCCCGAACGAGTGGTCACCAATGAGCACTTATCCACCATCATGGACACTTCGGACGAATGGATCAGGCGCCGGACCGGCATCGCCGAGCGACGCCATTCGGACGAAACCGAGAGCACCAGCGTCCTCGCGACCTCAGCCGCCCAGCGCGCGTTGGCGAGTGCCGGCGTCCCTTCCGTGGGGCTGCTGATTGTTGCGACGTCGACGCCGGACAAAGTCTGCCCGGCGACGGCACCGAAGGTCGCGGCGAACCTTGGGCTTCAAGGCATCGCGGCTTTCGACGTCTCCGCCGTCTGCTCGGGGTTCGTCTACGCCCTGGCTACGGCCAGCTGGGCCATCACCTCGGGCTCTGTGGACTCGGCCCTCGTCATCGGTGCGGACACATTCACGCGCTTGCTCGATCCGACGGACCGGACCACTTCCGTGATCTTTGGGGACGGGGCAGGCGCGGCTTACCTCTCTGCCGGTACCCCAGACGAGCCTGGCGCCATCCTTGCCTCCACGCTCCACTCGGACGGCAACGGAGAAACGCTCATCCAGGTGCCACGCAACGCCGGGGGCTTCTTCGAGATGCAGGGGAAGGAGGTGTTCACGCAGGCCGTGTCAGCGATGTCGGAGTCCGTGGAAACCGTGCTGCGGAGCGTTGGATGGGCGGCGGCTGAGGTGGATTCCCTGATCGCACACCAAGCGAACCTCCGGATCCTGAACACGGTGGCCTCTGTCACCGGCATCCCCGGGTCCAGGGCCGAAGTCCACCTGGACAGGGTGGGAAACACATCGGCCGCCTCTATTCCGTTGGCCATGACCGACGCCGGAACCAAAGGCCACAGGACTCCGGGCGACAAGGTGGTCCTGACGGCATTTGGCGGAGGAACCACCTGGGGCGCCATTGCCATGACATGGCCATCGATCTCGGTTGTCGACCCGCACTAG
- a CDS encoding AvrD family protein, with the protein MPLALRSATKSYASIDDLLGDGRRRFFSHGYKSTNPRLHELRVAHTVSESTLSARAGLGVEGIWSVKGESEQVPHLGTTDVLVLACRMAEALLASRYSPELLPKAYVRSVSISGGGEPVEGALGDLECRATLQNVSDGTASVLRCSVASMTATLEVAHAPAGLGLASVQSPSEEALVGNAGTRLYGDLWAERQVSLLDLVLEPDHETARATVSFRQQPSLNQRLGHRRGLEAAYPHALSAVEYFVATLQLGQVLLYRLDAMNRTDSNTLWMRKTRITLCGPDLKTASGQGTGLTVRLRKSRLIVKRVVALR; encoded by the coding sequence ATGCCACTTGCTCTACGCTCCGCCACCAAGAGTTACGCTTCCATCGACGACCTCCTGGGCGATGGACGCCGCCGCTTCTTCAGCCATGGCTACAAGTCCACCAACCCGCGGCTGCATGAACTCCGAGTGGCCCACACGGTGTCCGAATCCACGCTTTCGGCACGCGCCGGGTTGGGTGTGGAGGGAATCTGGTCAGTCAAAGGAGAATCGGAGCAGGTTCCGCATCTGGGCACCACGGACGTCCTTGTACTTGCCTGCAGAATGGCAGAGGCCCTGCTGGCCAGCCGCTATTCTCCCGAACTGTTGCCCAAGGCCTACGTGAGGTCGGTGTCCATCTCCGGCGGTGGTGAACCCGTGGAGGGCGCGCTCGGCGACCTCGAATGCCGGGCAACGCTGCAAAACGTGAGCGACGGAACCGCTTCCGTTCTTCGGTGCTCGGTCGCATCCATGACAGCCACGTTGGAAGTAGCTCATGCCCCGGCTGGACTCGGACTTGCCTCGGTCCAGTCGCCGTCCGAGGAAGCCTTGGTGGGCAACGCCGGCACGCGCCTTTACGGCGATCTCTGGGCAGAACGGCAAGTGTCACTGCTGGACCTGGTCCTCGAACCGGACCACGAAACCGCCCGCGCCACCGTCTCTTTCCGCCAGCAGCCCTCTCTCAACCAGCGCCTGGGCCACCGCCGCGGACTCGAAGCCGCCTACCCGCACGCGCTATCCGCCGTCGAATATTTCGTGGCCACCTTGCAATTGGGGCAGGTGCTGCTCTACCGGCTTGACGCCATGAACCGAACGGACAGCAACACGCTGTGGATGCGCAAGACCCGCATCACCCTCTGCGGTCCGGACTTGAAAACGGCGAGTGGGCAGGGAACCGGCCTCACCGTGCGGCTACGCAAGAGCCGGTTGATAGTGAAGCGAGTCGTGGCGTTGCGCTGA